Proteins encoded by one window of Branchiostoma floridae strain S238N-H82 chromosome 6, Bfl_VNyyK, whole genome shotgun sequence:
- the LOC118418172 gene encoding uncharacterized protein LOC118418172: MEEGEESETPRTLIRGVLAHLPVSDSAVRAAEGTGRERRSSVVDVLRASASAAKKRRISTASPRTLIRGVLETQPTPENTTEEPARKVARVTPQVRGQPTPSHGGSGQRTFASPSGSAPRSLRQGVRRSARISTSSPGAAYFTRRGVGGVSSLLTPQDDSTPHTMLRNVLQVLPVESPATHSQAEVSLLEESTGTPTVEEPMREQAQVQQSAQPTPEMDLSLTVPRRGTRHAHRTHITVEQFAAGVEQRLASQEARTEEEEAESTDDPADQTDAATSVEETTPPAVTDGETRHTARTEDAEETDSAQPTSSQETTSQTEVAVSSTDADDEMSSQQVRNSCCFVLLGQKCWQCPTC, translated from the exons ATGGAAGAAGGAGAGGAAAGTGAAACTCCGCGTACCCTGATACGAGGGGTTCTCGCCCACCTGCCTGTGAGTGACAGCGCGGTGAGGGCAGCGGAAGGCACCGGCAGGGAGAGACGATCGTCTGTAGTCGATGTGCTGCGTGCTTCTGCTTCAGCCGCGAAGAAAAGAAGAATCAGTACAGCCTCGCCACGAACACtg ATTCGCGGTGTCCTGGAGACACAGCCCACTCCTGAGAACACCACAGAGGAGCCTGCCAGGAAGGTTGCCAGGGTAACCccacaggtcagaggtcagcctACCCCCAGCCATGGTGGATCAGGACAGAGGACGTTTGCTTCACCTTCAG GCTCAGCCCCTAGAAGCCTCCGCCAGGGTGTGCGGAGAAGTGCCCGTATCAGCACCTCCAGTCCAGGGGCGGCTTACTTCACCAGGAGGGGGGTAGGGGGGGTGAGCTCCCTGCTGACCCCCCAAGATGACTCCACACCCCATACCATGCTGCGCAACGTCCTGCAAGTCT TGCCTGTTGAAAGCCCTGCTACACACAGCCAGGCTGAAGTGTCCCTGCTGGAGGAAAGTACAGGTACTCCTACAGTGGAGGAACCAATGAGGGAACAGGCACAGGTGCAACAAAG TGCCCAGCCAACTCCTGAGATGGACTTGTCGCTGACCGTACCGCGCCGTGGTACCCGCCACGCCCACAGGACACACATCACAGTGGAGCAGTTTGCTGCAGGGGTGGAGCAGAGACTGGCAAGCCAAGAAGCTCGGACTGAAG AAGAAGAAGCAGAGTCAACAGATGACCCAGCAGACCAGACAGATGCAGCTACGAGTGTAGAAGAGACAACTCCTCCTGCCGTCACAGATGGCGAGACCAGACACACCGCCAGAACAGAAGATGCAGAAGAAACGGATTCCGCTCAACCAACCAGTTCACAGGAGACCACGTCACAGACGGAGGTGGCAGTCAGCTCGACTGACGCTGATGATGAGATGTCATCTCAACAGGTAAGGAACAGTTGTTGCTTTGTGTTGCTCG GACAGAAATGCTGGCAGTGTCCCACCTGCTGA
- the LOC118418030 gene encoding centromere protein T-like has product MRTSSQSQGESDDDEIIPDTQMSVQQDDGHPSAQDTDQTGGLSTVVDNSDGERSADQAMEVLSDDDMFVDRAAGMEPEDHYVEAEEDDMVEVQEDNKEEDNDLSEEENNAPRDEVMVPYGVEHARSPQKLPARQQVRPVQQKRRKTPASNNSLPRAYTKSIFTNFCKRPVSKDALEEVEKGCEKFFHNLSTDLMLYAIHGHRQTIQEADVELLMRRQGFVTEKQSLNSLIEKYLPLEDREQLIPMATSGNKVIPHSKGKK; this is encoded by the exons ATGCGTACCTCCTCCCAGTCACAGGGAGagtctgatgatgatgagattaTACCAGATACTCAGATGTCTGTCCAGCAAGATGATGGACACCCTTCTGCTCAGGACACTGACCAAACAGGAGGTCTGTCCACAGTAGTGGACAACAGTGATGGGGAGAGGTCAGCAGACCAGGCTATGGAGGTTCTGTCAGACGATGACATGTTTGTGGACAGGGCAGCAGGGATGGAACCTGAAGACCATTAtgtggaagcagaggaagatgATATGGTGGAAGTACAGGAAGACAATAAGGAAGAGGACAATGACTTGTCTGAAGAAGAGAATAATGCACCTCGAGATGAAGTCATGGTTCCATATGGTGTGGAGCATGCAAG GTCACCACAGAAGTTACCAGCCCGGCAGCAGGTGAGACCTGTACAGCAAAAACGCAGGAAGACACCAGCATCCAACAACTCTCTACCACGTGCCTACACCAAGAGTATTTTTACCAACTTCTGTAAACGTCCCGTGTCCAAGGATGCCTTGGAAGAAGTGGAAAAGGG CTGTGAGAAGTTCTTCCACAACCTGTCTACAGACCTGATGCTGTATGCCATCCATGGACACAGGCAGACCATTCAGGAGGCTGATGTAGAACTACTCATGAGGAG GCAAGGCTTTGTGACAGAGAAGCAGTCACTGAATTCCCTCATCGAGAAATACCTTCCCTTAGAGGACAGGGAGCAACTCATCCCCATGGCCACCAGTGGTAACAAAGTCATCCCTCACAGCAAAGGAAAGAAGTAG